In Phycisphaerales bacterium, the sequence CGACATGCGCGAGGCGATGCTGCGGCATTTGTGGAACCCCGAGCAGGGACGCTTCGCGCGGATGGCCGTGGCGATGAGTGATGGGCGGTATCGCCTGGACATGACGGCGGACTCGGCGAACTTCTCGATCTTCGCGTTCGGGGCGCTCGCGCCCGATGACGAGCGCGTGCGGCAGGAGATGAAGTCGCTGCGTGAGCGGCTGTGGGTGAAGACGGACGTGGGCGGGTGCGCGCGATATGAGCGCGACTATTACCACCAGGTTGAACGAGAGAAGGTGGATCGCGTGCCGGGGAATCCGTGGGTGATCTGCACGCTGTGGCAGGCGCAGCACGTGATCGCGCTGGCAAAGACCGAGACGGACCTGTCGCCGGCGGCGGAGTTGCTCGAGTGGTCGGCAAAGCGCGCGGAAGCGTCGGGAGTGATGGCGGAGCAGTTCCACCCGTACACGGGGGCACCGATGAGCGTGAGCCCGCTCACGTGGAGCCATGCGACGTTCGTCATCGTGGTGATGGAATATCTCGCGAAACTCAGGGAGATCCGGGCACGCGGGGAAGAGTCTCGCGGTGGCGGTGGCGGGGCGCTGCGATTGCCGGATGCGGCGGCTTCGCCGAAGTAAGGAAGGCGAACGCCGAGGACGCGGAGGGGGACGGAGGAATACAGAGGATGGAATGGGTTGGCGCGCGAGAAGTGTTCTCTGCACGGTGATGAGCCGCGCGCGACGATCGTGTGTTGAGGTGGTTTGTAGAATTTGTAAAAGAGAAAGCACCACGCGGAGCGTGGTGGTACTCGGGAGGGCGGCACACCGGACCGGATGTCCCTCCTGGTTCTCTGCCCCAACTTCTTTTCTGTGTTGCGCTGTTTCTTCTCCGCGTCCTCTGCGTTCAGGACTTCGAGGTGCGGAGCGTGCCGCTGTCGAGTTCGACGACGCGTTGAGCTCGTGCGGCGGTGGTGGCGTCGTGGGTGACGACGACGAGGGTGAGGTTGAGATCTCTTCGCAGGTTCTCGAGCATGTCGAGGATGGTGCCGCCGGTGTTCCGGTCGAGGTTTCCGGTCGGCTCGTCGGCGAGGAGGACCTGGGGTTTGTTGACGAGGGCGCGGGCGATGGCGACGCGTTGGCGTTCGCCGCCGGAGAGTTCGCGAGGGCGATGGTGGAGGCGGTGGGCGAGGCCGACCTGTTCGAGGAGGTGTGCGGCGTGGGCCTTGGCCTCGGCGCGTCGTGCGAGATACCCAGCGAATCCCTGGCGGATCATGGCGGCGATCAAGACGTTGCCCATGACGGTGAGTTCGGGGAGCAGGTGGTAGAACTGGAAGACGAAGCCGACCTCGGCGCGGCGGTAGTGGTCGAGGCGAGCGTGGCTCATAAGGCTGAGGGGCGTGCCCGAGTACTCGATGGAGGCACGGGAGTCCTTGTCGGGGCGGTCGAGGCCGCCGAGGAGATGGAGGAGAGTGCTCTTGCCCGAGCCTGAGGCACCGAGAATGGCGACGAACTCGCCGGTCTCCACGGCGATGTCCACACCCTTGAGCACGGGGACGCTCACCTTGCCGAGGCGATACGTCTTGT encodes:
- a CDS encoding ABC transporter ATP-binding protein gives rise to the protein MPLLAAHNLHKTYRLGKVSVPVLKGVDIAVETGEFVAILGASGSGKSTLLHLLGGLDRPDKDSRASIEYSGTPLSLMSHARLDHYRRAEVGFVFQFYHLLPELTVMGNVLIAAMIRQGFAGYLARRAEAKAHAAHLLEQVGLAHRLHHRPRELSGGERQRVAIARALVNKPQVLLADEPTGNLDRNTGGTILDMLENLRRDLNLTLVVVTHDATTAARAQRVVELDSGTLRTSKS